In a single window of the Flavobacterium sp. W4I14 genome:
- a CDS encoding hypothetical protein (product_source=Hypo-rule applied; pfam=PF04357; superfamily=111474,55608,56925), with amino-acid sequence MLLALLIFSLQFKPVQTYFAQKAAAYLSKELKTTVSIKSLYIKPFKSIVLEDLLVLDLQKDTLLSTPQFMVDINQLSIDKKIIDINTVQINNGQFFLKDFKDKSSNLDFIINYFDSGKPTVKKKKSKPYDINIGRIILNKFAFRYINYRAKDTVQGKSVNFENVSVKELSGIFEGLDTKNHLIKTNIKNLTFKERSGFYLKNLTAETTIDSNAIELKNLLLETNQSRLTNYYQMRFKSYKDFNHYVDNVRMKAIFKDSHITSRDIAFFAPELNTMKLDLDVDGQITGLVNNLKAKKLSLRTGKATHIKGDFILKGLPKWKETFMDLNIEMAGTNKTDLDEVLAGITNSKKKIVPVIVNKFGNINFNGSFTGFQNDFIAYGEFKTKLGRIVSDVNMKIDKNDVPSYTGNVKSYDFNLGNLIDEKSLGRISSSLYVKGRGTELKDLTEKINGDVAYIDFNNYRYHNVKIDGTFNKKYFDGKLSINDRNVKLVFDGGVNLNPKLPVFNFNATISKARLKALKLLKDSLQVDAKFTTNFSGTNLNNISGKLLIEQIRLQNPKGSYSVDSVQLMAEGTGTSRVMDIRSDIFDASIKGEYDLNSIVSYYKAIAKTYIPSLKADIIKYKNQIFQFNLKVKKFEPLAQIFAPGLELEEGATLTGDFDSRNNTATLNGFVKKLKYNGIVVNNIILDENTTTQQLQLIVTSDRVQINDSLFIKDVNISNILRNDSLAFNVKMSNAEEDNQLDLNGLVEFTKNQDTTARLSVLPSILKINNEEWRIQEKVRIVLNNGKTEITNFDLTNGKQQVIIDGLISEDPKDLISVGFKDFNLKTLNPFTKGFGVKLGGNLNGSTDLYGILKAPRVTDDLKIDSLNFNDIYIGTLTDTSSYSNESKKINVFTRIMADDSETFKLTGNLDLKEKEIDLAVKMDESKLTILEPFVKQLVSNLKGNISADLTVKGKFEKPEINGTLSLDKGQLMVNYLKTTYVITDKVEVNNSVIKLDDFVLNDLEGHEATANGTVDLNNINYPTLNVKVNANSLMALNTTAKDNSIYYGRAYGTGVFTFTGPTNKMKIDIKAKTEKGTVFNLPLNSSETISDKDFINFVSRDSTVLVKKKTNFDGLTLTFKLTIDPNTTANIFTTLGNLSGKGNAELNLNINSFGDFEMSGDYIIETGSFDFTAQEVINKKFEIRQGGTIRWTGNPTAAQINLKAVYALRASLNDLYKAANRDASSNANQRVNTEVEMGLTGLLLKPDIKLDINFPAQPSIKEELQTYFSDQNNLNLQAFSLIIRRSFAPGNGGESIGNQLSSTATSTATELVFNQFNNVLSSLNLNFVDLNVRSLSEANASFKFFSDRLIINAGIVDRNSVNDFTVIDFSKDNVGREVEALFLIKKDGSLTVKAANKPPTQQSIFLNSGISSTANVTSFGLVYTQQFDTFKEFIQKISGAYRRNLKRKQSQAPVKTNKSINKEAIINQSKGNQRR; translated from the coding sequence TTGCTGCTTGCGCTTCTTATTTTTTCGCTACAATTTAAGCCTGTTCAAACTTATTTTGCGCAGAAGGCTGCCGCATATTTATCTAAAGAGCTTAAAACCACCGTATCAATCAAGAGTCTCTACATCAAACCATTTAAATCTATTGTACTCGAAGATTTATTGGTTTTAGACTTACAAAAAGACACTTTACTAAGCACGCCACAATTTATGGTGGATATTAATCAATTATCCATTGATAAAAAGATCATAGATATCAATACCGTTCAAATTAACAATGGGCAGTTTTTCCTAAAGGATTTCAAAGATAAGTCTTCTAACCTCGATTTCATTATAAACTACTTCGATTCTGGTAAACCTACTGTAAAGAAAAAGAAAAGCAAACCGTACGACATTAATATTGGCCGCATTATTTTAAATAAATTCGCCTTCAGGTATATCAATTACAGGGCAAAAGATACCGTTCAGGGCAAAAGTGTAAACTTCGAAAATGTATCTGTTAAAGAGTTGAGCGGAATTTTTGAAGGGCTCGACACCAAAAACCATTTGATTAAGACCAATATCAAAAACCTAACTTTTAAAGAGCGTAGCGGCTTTTACCTTAAAAACCTGACAGCTGAAACCACTATTGACAGTAATGCCATCGAGTTGAAAAACCTATTGCTCGAAACCAACCAGAGCCGTTTAACAAACTACTACCAAATGCGGTTTAAAAGCTATAAAGACTTTAACCACTATGTAGATAATGTTCGGATGAAAGCCATTTTTAAAGATAGCCATATCACTTCCAGAGATATCGCCTTCTTTGCACCTGAGCTAAACACGATGAAACTCGACCTTGATGTAGATGGCCAGATTACCGGTTTAGTGAACAACCTCAAAGCTAAAAAGCTATCGTTAAGAACCGGAAAAGCCACACACATTAAAGGCGATTTTATTTTAAAGGGGCTGCCGAAATGGAAAGAAACCTTTATGGACCTCAACATTGAAATGGCGGGAACGAATAAAACCGATCTGGATGAAGTGCTGGCTGGCATTACCAACAGCAAAAAGAAAATTGTTCCCGTAATTGTAAACAAATTCGGCAACATTAACTTTAACGGAAGTTTTACAGGTTTCCAGAACGACTTTATTGCTTACGGCGAATTTAAAACCAAACTTGGCCGTATTGTTTCTGATGTGAACATGAAAATCGATAAAAACGATGTTCCGTCTTATACAGGAAACGTAAAAAGCTACGATTTTAACCTTGGCAACCTGATTGATGAAAAAAGCCTTGGCCGCATCAGCTCTTCACTGTATGTTAAGGGCCGCGGCACTGAGCTTAAAGACCTGACCGAGAAGATAAACGGCGATGTAGCGTATATCGACTTTAATAATTACCGTTATCACAATGTGAAGATTGACGGAACTTTTAATAAAAAGTATTTCGATGGCAAGCTGAGCATTAACGATCGCAATGTGAAACTGGTTTTTGATGGCGGGGTAAACCTGAATCCTAAACTGCCGGTATTTAACTTTAATGCCACTATTTCTAAAGCAAGGTTAAAGGCTTTAAAACTGCTGAAAGATTCGTTGCAGGTTGATGCTAAATTTACCACCAATTTCTCGGGTACCAACCTGAACAATATCTCTGGAAAATTATTAATAGAACAAATCAGGCTGCAAAATCCGAAGGGTAGCTACAGCGTCGATTCGGTACAGTTGATGGCCGAGGGTACTGGTACGAGCCGCGTAATGGATATCCGGTCAGATATTTTCGATGCCAGTATTAAAGGTGAATATGATTTAAATTCTATTGTTTCGTATTACAAAGCCATCGCCAAAACGTATATCCCGTCGTTAAAGGCCGATATTATCAAATACAAGAACCAGATTTTCCAGTTCAACCTGAAGGTTAAAAAATTCGAACCGCTGGCGCAGATCTTTGCACCGGGTTTAGAATTAGAAGAAGGGGCTACATTAACCGGCGATTTCGATTCGCGCAACAATACCGCAACGTTGAACGGTTTTGTTAAGAAACTCAAATACAATGGTATTGTGGTAAACAATATCATCCTTGATGAAAATACCACCACACAGCAGCTTCAGCTGATTGTAACTTCAGACCGGGTGCAGATTAACGACAGTTTGTTTATTAAAGATGTAAACATTTCCAACATCTTGCGGAACGACAGTTTGGCTTTCAACGTAAAAATGTCGAACGCTGAAGAGGATAATCAGCTCGATTTAAACGGACTTGTAGAGTTTACCAAAAACCAGGATACCACGGCAAGGCTAAGCGTATTGCCTTCTATCTTAAAAATCAACAACGAAGAGTGGCGCATCCAGGAGAAGGTACGCATCGTGCTCAACAATGGTAAAACCGAGATCACTAATTTCGATTTAACCAACGGAAAGCAGCAGGTTATTATTGATGGGCTGATCTCGGAAGACCCTAAAGATTTAATCAGTGTTGGCTTTAAAGATTTCAACTTAAAAACCCTGAACCCTTTTACGAAAGGCTTTGGCGTTAAACTGGGCGGAAACCTGAACGGCTCAACCGACCTGTACGGCATATTAAAAGCACCGAGGGTTACCGACGATTTAAAGATCGATTCGTTAAACTTTAACGATATCTATATTGGTACTTTAACCGATACCTCATCGTACAGCAATGAGAGTAAAAAGATTAATGTATTTACCCGCATTATGGCCGACGATTCGGAGACTTTTAAGCTGACCGGGAATCTCGATCTAAAAGAAAAAGAAATCGATCTCGCTGTAAAAATGGATGAGAGCAAGCTTACTATCCTTGAGCCTTTCGTTAAACAACTGGTATCGAATTTAAAAGGAAACATCTCTGCTGATTTAACCGTTAAAGGGAAATTCGAAAAGCCAGAAATTAATGGAACCCTATCGTTAGATAAGGGCCAACTGATGGTAAATTACCTTAAAACCACTTATGTAATTACCGATAAAGTAGAAGTAAACAATAGTGTGATTAAACTCGACGATTTTGTGCTTAACGACCTGGAGGGCCACGAAGCCACCGCAAATGGCACCGTAGATTTAAACAACATTAACTATCCTACATTGAATGTAAAGGTAAATGCGAACAGTTTAATGGCCTTAAACACTACCGCGAAAGACAATTCGATATACTATGGCCGAGCTTATGGCACAGGTGTATTTACATTTACAGGCCCTACCAATAAAATGAAAATCGATATTAAGGCAAAAACTGAAAAAGGAACCGTTTTCAACCTGCCTTTAAACAGTTCAGAAACCATATCAGATAAAGACTTCATTAATTTTGTAAGCCGCGATTCGACTGTGCTGGTTAAGAAAAAGACCAACTTTGATGGCCTGACCCTAACCTTTAAACTAACCATCGACCCGAATACCACGGCGAATATATTTACTACCCTTGGTAATTTAAGTGGTAAGGGTAATGCCGAGCTGAACTTAAACATCAACAGTTTCGGCGATTTCGAAATGTCTGGCGATTATATCATTGAGACAGGAAGTTTCGATTTTACGGCCCAGGAGGTAATTAACAAAAAATTCGAAATCAGGCAAGGTGGAACCATCCGCTGGACGGGTAACCCTACGGCCGCACAGATAAACTTAAAAGCAGTATATGCTTTGAGAGCGAGTTTGAACGACCTTTACAAAGCAGCCAACCGTGATGCCAGTAGTAATGCCAACCAAAGGGTAAATACCGAGGTTGAGATGGGCTTAACTGGTTTACTCTTAAAACCAGATATTAAGCTTGATATTAACTTTCCTGCTCAGCCTTCTATCAAAGAAGAACTGCAAACCTATTTCAGCGATCAGAACAACCTGAACCTGCAGGCTTTCAGTTTAATCATCAGAAGAAGTTTTGCCCCTGGAAACGGAGGAGAATCGATCGGGAACCAGCTCAGCTCTACCGCAACCAGTACGGCTACTGAGTTGGTATTTAACCAGTTTAACAATGTACTTTCTTCATTAAACTTAAATTTTGTCGATCTGAATGTACGCTCGTTGAGCGAGGCCAATGCATCGTTCAAATTCTTTAGCGATCGTTTAATTATCAACGCAGGTATTGTAGATCGGAACAGTGTGAACGATTTTACCGTTATCGATTTCTCTAAAGACAACGTGGGTAGAGAGGTCGAGGCCCTTTTCTTAATTAAAAAAGATGGAAGCTTAACCGTTAAGGCTGCAAATAAACCACCTACGCAACAAAGTATCTTCTTAAACAGCGGGATTAGCTCAACGGCAAATGTAACTTCTTTTGGCTTGGTTTATACTCAGCAGTTTGATACGTTTAAGGAGTTTATCCAAAAAATTTCCGGTGCTTACCGCCGAAATTTAAAGCGGAAACAAAGCCAGGCCCCTGTTAAAACGAATAAATCAATTAATAAAGAAGCGATTATCAATCAGAGTAAAGGAAATCAACGGAGGTAG
- a CDS encoding 3,4-dihydroxy 2-butanone 4-phosphate synthase/GTP cyclohydrolase II (product_source=KO:K14652; cath_funfam=3.90.870.10; cog=COG0108,COG0807; ko=KO:K14652; pfam=PF00925,PF00926; superfamily=142695,55821; tigrfam=TIGR00505,TIGR00506), translating to MQTKLNTIEEAIADIKAGKVIIVVDDENRENEGDFLTAAENATPEIINFMATYGRGLICAPLTEERCKELNLNLMVGKNTAAYETNFTVSVDLVGHGCTTGISASDRSKTMLALVNPKTNPEELGRPGHIFPLIAKDGGVIRRAGHTEAAVDLARLAGMKPAGLLVEILKEDGEMARLPDLFKIAEQHQLKIISIEDLIAYRLTIDSLIKQEVSIDLPTAWGDFKMTAYTQLDNNATHLAISKGEWNANEPILARVHSSCVTGDIFGSCRCDCGPQLHKALEMIEKEGKGIVVYMNQEGRGIGLINKLRSYNLQDAGFDTVEANIKLGFKGDERDYGVGAQILRSEGVTKMRLMSNNPTKRAGLIGYGLEVVENIPIEIASNVHNERYLTTKRDKMGHSIMKG from the coding sequence ATGCAAACAAAATTAAACACAATAGAAGAGGCCATCGCAGATATAAAAGCTGGTAAAGTAATTATTGTTGTAGATGATGAGAATAGAGAGAACGAAGGTGATTTTTTAACGGCAGCCGAAAATGCAACGCCAGAGATCATCAATTTTATGGCTACTTACGGCCGTGGTTTAATCTGTGCGCCCCTAACGGAAGAACGTTGTAAAGAGTTAAACCTGAACCTGATGGTGGGTAAAAATACGGCAGCTTACGAAACTAATTTCACGGTTTCCGTTGATCTGGTTGGACACGGTTGCACCACCGGGATTTCAGCAAGCGACCGCTCTAAAACCATGCTGGCCCTGGTTAATCCTAAAACCAACCCTGAGGAATTGGGCAGACCAGGACATATTTTTCCTTTAATTGCAAAAGATGGCGGCGTAATCCGCCGTGCTGGTCATACAGAGGCTGCGGTAGACCTAGCGCGTTTGGCTGGCATGAAACCTGCAGGTTTATTGGTAGAGATTTTAAAAGAAGATGGCGAAATGGCCAGACTCCCTGATTTATTTAAAATTGCCGAACAACACCAGTTAAAAATTATATCAATCGAAGATTTAATCGCTTACCGTTTAACCATAGATAGTTTGATTAAACAAGAGGTTAGCATCGATCTACCAACAGCATGGGGTGATTTTAAAATGACGGCCTATACGCAGTTAGATAACAATGCCACGCATTTGGCCATTTCTAAAGGCGAATGGAATGCCAACGAACCGATTTTAGCACGTGTACACAGCTCTTGTGTAACAGGCGATATCTTTGGGTCGTGCCGTTGCGATTGCGGTCCGCAGTTGCACAAGGCATTAGAAATGATCGAAAAAGAAGGTAAAGGTATAGTGGTATACATGAACCAGGAGGGTAGAGGTATCGGGCTGATTAATAAATTACGCTCGTATAATTTACAGGATGCCGGTTTCGACACAGTAGAAGCGAATATTAAATTAGGCTTTAAAGGCGATGAACGCGATTATGGTGTTGGTGCGCAGATCCTGCGATCAGAAGGGGTTACTAAAATGCGTTTAATGAGTAATAACCCAACCAAAAGAGCAGGTTTAATTGGTTATGGCTTAGAAGTGGTAGAAAATATTCCGATCGAAATTGCAAGTAACGTACATAACGAGCGTTACTTAACCACCAAAAGAGATAAAATGGGCCATTCGATTATGAAAGGATAG
- a CDS encoding lipopolysaccharide export system permease protein (product_source=KO:K07091; cog=COG0795; ko=KO:K07091; pfam=PF03739; transmembrane_helix_parts=Inside_1_35,TMhelix_36_58,Outside_59_77,TMhelix_78_100,Inside_101_347,TMhelix_348_367,Outside_368_370,TMhelix_371_390,Inside_391_402,TMhelix_403_425,Outside_426_452) encodes MMFILLMFFLFKWIDDLIGKGFEWYTILELMYYASAANVSMALPLSVLLSSIMTFGTLGENYELVAIKSAGISLQKAMRPLFVVILMLTIASFFFANYMLPKANLKFGSLLYDIRNKKLSFLIKPGVFNNAIPGYAIRVDSKEEDGTLHNIMIYDHRENNGIPKVILAREGKMNKTADGKFLVLYLKNGIQYEEQASKNGMYNPRQIFTRNRFKETSPRFDMSSFDPNTTDPNAFGNSTPMLNLKGIVKKRDSLTKQLDTMKMRTIANLTSNFKQFNVTKGYTKVKAVPKKIDDVILKSIPNGSRKLALDNANNTVANIMQHVPNWGPRQTDLTSEIIFTTVEYQRKFTLAASCILLFFIGAPLGAIIRKGGMGLPVVVAICFFLVYHIITTVAEKSAREGNLNPIFGMWIAVIVLSPLAAFLTYKATVDSALFDVNYYKQFFLQLFKKKEK; translated from the coding sequence ATGATGTTTATTCTATTGATGTTTTTTCTGTTTAAATGGATTGATGATTTAATAGGAAAAGGTTTCGAATGGTATACCATTCTGGAGCTGATGTATTACGCCTCGGCCGCCAACGTATCTATGGCGCTACCGCTATCGGTATTGCTTTCATCCATCATGACTTTTGGTACACTGGGCGAAAATTATGAGCTGGTGGCCATTAAATCGGCGGGGATTTCCTTACAGAAAGCCATGCGCCCCTTGTTTGTGGTAATTTTGATGCTCACCATAGCCTCCTTCTTTTTTGCCAACTATATGCTGCCCAAAGCCAACCTCAAATTTGGCTCGCTATTGTACGATATCAGGAACAAAAAACTTTCATTTTTAATTAAACCAGGGGTTTTTAACAATGCCATTCCAGGTTATGCCATCCGTGTCGATTCGAAAGAAGAAGATGGTACGCTGCACAATATCATGATCTACGATCACCGGGAAAATAACGGGATTCCGAAAGTAATTCTGGCCAGAGAGGGTAAGATGAATAAAACCGCCGATGGTAAGTTTTTGGTGCTTTACCTTAAAAATGGAATACAGTACGAGGAACAGGCTTCGAAAAATGGCATGTACAACCCAAGGCAGATTTTTACACGGAACCGTTTTAAAGAAACCTCACCGCGTTTCGATATGTCGTCTTTTGATCCCAATACCACCGATCCGAATGCTTTTGGAAACAGTACGCCCATGTTAAACCTGAAAGGGATCGTTAAAAAGCGCGACTCGCTGACTAAGCAACTGGATACGATGAAAATGCGTACCATTGCCAATCTCACGAGCAACTTTAAGCAATTTAATGTTACTAAAGGTTATACCAAAGTAAAAGCAGTACCGAAAAAGATTGATGATGTAATACTGAAGAGTATCCCGAACGGATCGCGGAAACTGGCTTTGGATAATGCAAATAATACCGTTGCGAATATTATGCAGCATGTACCCAACTGGGGGCCACGCCAAACTGATTTAACCAGCGAAATTATATTTACAACAGTAGAATATCAGCGTAAATTTACCCTGGCCGCATCTTGTATCCTGTTGTTTTTTATTGGCGCACCCTTGGGTGCGATTATCAGAAAAGGGGGGATGGGTTTACCGGTTGTGGTGGCCATTTGTTTCTTCCTGGTATACCACATTATTACCACAGTGGCCGAAAAATCGGCACGTGAAGGTAATTTAAACCCGATATTCGGGATGTGGATTGCCGTAATTGTTTTATCGCCACTGGCCGCCTTTTTAACCTATAAAGCTACAGTGGATTCGGCCTTATTTGATGTAAATTATTACAAGCAGTTCTTCCTTCAACTGTTTAAAAAGAAGGAAAAATAG
- a CDS encoding uncharacterized protein YndB with AHSA1/START domain (product_source=COG3832; cog=COG3832; pfam=PF19569; superfamily=55961) encodes MAEKKKFTLEYEVRSSPRILYSFISEPNGLSQWFADDVNFRDQVYTFTWDDEQQKAKLVSIKENKLVKFKWLDDEPQCYFEMEIVQDELTNDVALSITDFTTDELLAEKKLIWDNQIDYLISVLGA; translated from the coding sequence ATGGCAGAAAAGAAAAAATTTACACTAGAGTACGAAGTTAGATCGTCACCAAGAATATTGTATAGTTTTATTAGTGAGCCAAACGGCTTATCGCAATGGTTTGCGGACGATGTGAATTTCCGCGATCAGGTATATACTTTTACCTGGGATGATGAGCAGCAAAAAGCAAAACTGGTTTCCATTAAAGAAAATAAGCTGGTTAAATTTAAGTGGCTGGATGATGAACCTCAATGTTATTTTGAGATGGAAATTGTACAGGACGAACTAACCAATGATGTTGCCCTCTCGATTACTGATTTTACGACCGATGAGCTTCTTGCAGAGAAAAAATTAATCTGGGATAACCAGATCGATTATCTGATTAGCGTATTGGGTGCGTAA
- a CDS encoding hypothetical protein (product_source=Hypo-rule applied; cath_funfam=3.30.420.10; smart=SM01212; superfamily=53098), whose translation MTQTGSPYDNAIAKRVNGILNIVNNNSNKNQSVNNNQ comes from the coding sequence ATGACCCAGACCGGAAGCCCGTATGACAACGCAATCGCCAAAAGGGTTAATGGAATATTAAATATTGTAAACAATAACAGTAATAAAAACCAATCTGTAAACAACAACCAGTAA
- a CDS encoding hypothetical protein (product_source=Hypo-rule applied; cleavage_site_network=SignalP-noTM; superfamily=50814) → MRSIQILSALIMLSATVLGQTIKYPQVNSSEDSKTVITQIETNSKNTIVSFRYTGYGNGDWVQLNKSMYLQDANGEDRYNYIRSEGIPLRPEKLVITAPKQEVNFKVYFEKLKPGTKNINVIERARSLAELNNGVNFLNYFNVSLTKSQTLQNGTNSEVQVFLAPPPPLNQTVETASNSPEMANLGSMVNNMYSGMLTAQLDTYSKPEIINQIAKITKDFYDALIKAGFPSDAALKIVISKPLIAMDGGNR, encoded by the coding sequence ATGAGATCTATCCAAATTTTATCGGCATTAATCATGCTATCAGCCACCGTCCTCGGCCAAACCATCAAATACCCCCAGGTAAACAGTTCAGAAGATTCTAAAACGGTAATTACACAGATAGAAACCAACAGCAAAAACACCATCGTTTCTTTCCGGTATACGGGCTATGGAAATGGCGATTGGGTACAGTTAAATAAAAGCATGTACCTACAGGATGCCAATGGAGAAGACAGATACAATTATATCCGCTCAGAAGGCATTCCATTGAGACCCGAAAAATTGGTTATTACAGCACCCAAACAAGAAGTAAATTTTAAAGTTTACTTTGAGAAACTTAAACCGGGCACCAAAAACATCAATGTTATTGAACGTGCAAGATCCCTCGCCGAACTGAACAATGGCGTGAACTTCCTAAACTATTTCAATGTTAGCTTGACTAAATCCCAAACGCTCCAAAACGGCACAAATTCAGAAGTTCAGGTATTTTTGGCACCCCCACCCCCCTTGAACCAGACAGTCGAAACAGCATCCAACAGCCCTGAAATGGCCAACCTCGGTTCAATGGTAAACAACATGTACTCAGGCATGCTAACAGCACAGCTGGACACCTATAGCAAACCGGAGATCATCAACCAGATCGCCAAGATCACAAAAGACTTTTACGACGCACTGATCAAAGCAGGTTTTCCTTCAGACGCAGCATTAAAGATTGTCATCTCTAAACCACTGATCGCTATGGATGGCGGAAACAGGTAA